Proteins from a single region of Ailuropoda melanoleuca isolate Jingjing chromosome 15, ASM200744v2, whole genome shotgun sequence:
- the C15H12orf45 gene encoding uncharacterized protein C12orf45 homolog isoform X2, with amino-acid sequence MEVRGEPQSGASCSSSPRDGSAVSVSKELLTAGSGGRGGIWDRLLIDPKRNCRKNSTLQTVRIERSPLLDQVQTFLPQMAQANEKLRKEMAAAPPGRFNIEDIDGALGKVIQMDVALFEMNQAESKEEDSSEESSQDSSEDSSESEGEDDSTSSEVTIDNIKLPHSEDGKGKIEVLDSPASKKKK; translated from the exons ATGGAGGTCCGCGGCGAACCCCAGTCCGGCGCGAGCTGTTCGTCGTCCCCCCGGGACGGCTCGGCGGTCTCGGTGTCCAAGGAGCTGCTGACAGCCGGGAGCGGCGGCCGCGGAG GTATATGGGACAGGTTACTCATCGACCCCAAGCGTAACTGCAGAAAAAATTCCACTCTTCAAACAGTTCGGATAGAGAGGAGTCCCT TATTGGACCAAGTACAGACCTTTCTGCCCCAGATGGCTCAGGCGAATGAAAAGctaagaaaagaaatggcagCCGCACCACCTGGTCGTTTCAATATTGAAGATATTGATGGGGCTCTTGGAAAAGTTATACAAATG GACGTGGCCTTGTTTGAGATGAATCAAGCCGAGTCCAAAGAAGAGGACAGTTCAGAAGAGAGTTCGCAAGACAGCTCGGAGGACAGCTCAGAATCTGAGGGGGAGGATGACAGCACCTCTTCTGAAGTCACCATAGATAACATTAAGCTTCCTCATTCGGAAGACGGAAAAGGCAAGATCGAGGTTTTGGACAGTCCTgccagtaaaaaaaagaaataa
- the C15H12orf45 gene encoding uncharacterized protein C12orf45 homolog isoform X1: MEVRGEPQSGASCSSSPRDGSAVSVSKELLTAGSGGRGGIWDRLLIDPKRNCRKNSTLQTVRIERSPLLDQVQTFLPQMAQANEKLRKEMAAAPPGRFNIEDIDGALGKVIQMDVALFEMNQAESKEEDSSEESSQDSSEDSSESEGEDDSTSSEVTIDNIKLPHSEDGKDLICQGTGFAQDIGPRIETIISKWIELMEFVPSCFRTLF; encoded by the exons ATGGAGGTCCGCGGCGAACCCCAGTCCGGCGCGAGCTGTTCGTCGTCCCCCCGGGACGGCTCGGCGGTCTCGGTGTCCAAGGAGCTGCTGACAGCCGGGAGCGGCGGCCGCGGAG GTATATGGGACAGGTTACTCATCGACCCCAAGCGTAACTGCAGAAAAAATTCCACTCTTCAAACAGTTCGGATAGAGAGGAGTCCCT TATTGGACCAAGTACAGACCTTTCTGCCCCAGATGGCTCAGGCGAATGAAAAGctaagaaaagaaatggcagCCGCACCACCTGGTCGTTTCAATATTGAAGATATTGATGGGGCTCTTGGAAAAGTTATACAAATG GACGTGGCCTTGTTTGAGATGAATCAAGCCGAGTCCAAAGAAGAGGACAGTTCAGAAGAGAGTTCGCAAGACAGCTCGGAGGACAGCTCAGAATCTGAGGGGGAGGATGACAGCACCTCTTCTGAAGTCACCATAGATAACATTAAGCTTCCTCATTCGGAAGACGGAAAAG ATCTCATCTGCCAAGGGACTGGCTTTGCTCAGGATATAGGCCCGAGAATTGAAACGATCATCTCCAAGTGGATTGAGCTGATGGAATTTGTCCCCTCATGTTTTAGAACTCTCTTTTAA